One Alnus glutinosa chromosome 3, dhAlnGlut1.1, whole genome shotgun sequence genomic region harbors:
- the LOC133863915 gene encoding transcription factor DIVARICATA-like: METLYPASYMSSSPWLAPVSQSTEWTREENKKFESALAIFDEKTPDRWMKVASMIPGKTVWDVIKQYQDLEEDVCDIEAGRVPIPGYLTSSFTLELVDNCSFDAYRRKSSTARVPDQERRKGVPWTEEEHRRFLMGLLKYGKGDWRNISRNFVISKTPTQVASHAQKYFQRQHSGGKDRRRPSIHDITTVNLTETASENNKPHSYDQSSVLPPQQKPTSTPRISLDWNQPNDEAVMVFNPTHGIGNLLMSPPYDFKVQGHNLFGSAYYGAHTKPHNSVFQIQCSRHQQRG, translated from the exons ATGGAAACTCTATATCCGGCTTCATATATGTCAAGCTCTCCTTGGCTTGCCCCAGTAAGCCAAAGCACAGAATGGACTAGAGAAGAGAATAAGAAGTTTGAGAGTGCTCTGGCTATATTCGATGAGAAAACGCCTGACCGATGGATGAAAGTGGCGTCAATGATCCCAGGGAAGACGGTGTGGGATGTGATTAAGCAGTACCAGGACTTGGAAGAAGATGTTTGTGACATAGAAGCAGGGCGGGTTCCAATTCCCGGCTACCTTACCTCTTCTTTCACATTGGAGTTGGTGGATAATTGCAGCTTCGATGCCTATCGAAGAAAGTCTTCAACTGCTCGGGTTCCTGATCAGGAAAGGAGGAAAGGGGTCCCGTGGACAGAAGAAGAGCACAG GCGGTTTCTGATGGGGCTCCTAAAGTACGGTAAGGGGGATTGGAGAAATATCTCCCGGAATTTTGTAATCTCTAAGACTCCAACTCAAGTGGCAAGTCATGCTCAGAAGTACTTTCAAAGGCAGCATTCTGGAGGGAAAGATAGGAGGAGGCCAAGCATCCATGATATCACAACTGTCAATCTCACAGAAACtgcatcagaaaataataagCCTCACTCATATGATCAGTCTTCTGTGCTGCCACCACAGCAAAAGCCCACAAGCACACCAAGAATTTCACTCGACTGGAATCAACCTAATGATGAAGCAGTCATGGTTTTCAACCCGACTCATGGAATTGGAAACCTTTTAATGTCACCTCCATATGACTTCAAAGTGCAAGGGCACAATCTGTTTGGCAGTGCTTATTATGGAGCTCATACCAAACCGCACAACTCAGTGTTTCAAATCCAATGCTCAAGACATCAACAACGTGGATAA
- the LOC133862758 gene encoding coronatine-insensitive protein 1: MEDRNVIRMNTGMSDVVLGCVMPYIHDSKDRDAASLVCRQWYELDAQTRKHVTIALCYTTSPDRLRRRFRHLESLKLKGKPRAAMFNLIPEDWGGYVTPWVNEIAESFNCLKSLHFRRMIVSDLDLELLARSRGRVLHALKLDKCSGFSTDGLLHIGRSCRNLRTLFLEESTIVEKDGEWLHELALNNTVLETLNFYMTYLEKVRFEDLELIARNCRSLVSVKVSDYEILELQGFFRAATALEEFCGGSFNEQPLGYSVVALPPNLCRLGLSYMGKNEMAVVFPFASLLKKLDLLYTLLDTDDHCLLIQRCPNLEVLETRNVIGDRGLEDLARNCKKLKRLRIERGADEQGMDDEGGVVSQRGLIALAQGCLELEYLAVYVSDITNTSLECIGTNSKKLNDFRLVLLDQEERITDLPLDHGVRALLRGCEKLRRFALYLRPGALTDVGLGYVGQYSQNIRWMLLGSVGESDAGLLEFSRGCPSLQKLEMRCCCFSERALAAAVMQLTSLRYLWVQGYRASGSRDLLAMARPFWNIELIPPRQVEFVNPVEENVVVEHPAHILAYYSLAGPRTDFPDTVTPLYPEAFVAA, from the exons ATGGAGGATCGGAACGTGATCAGAATGAATACCGGAATGTCGGACGTGGTTCTCGGCTGCGTGATGCCGTACATCCACGACTCGAAGGACCGTGACGCTGCGTCGCTGGTGTGCCGGCAGTGGTATGAGCTCGACGCGCAGACGCGGAAGCACGTGACGATCGCGCTCTGCTACACGACGAGCCCCGATCGGCTGCGCCGGAGGTTTCGGCACCTGGAGTCGCTGAAGCTGAAGGGAAAGCCCAGGGCCGCGATGTTCAATCTGATACCGGAGGATTGGGGAGGCTACGTCACGCCCTGGGTGAACGAGATCGCCGAGTCGTTCAACTGCCTTAAGTCGCTTCACTTCCGGCGAATGATCGTCAGTGACTTGGATCTGGAGCTTCTCGCTCGGTCCCGCGGGCGCGTGCTACACGCGCTCAAGCTCGACAAGTGCTCTGGCTTTTCCACCGATGGCCTTTTACATATCGGTCGTTCCTGCag GAATTTAAGAACATTGTTTTTGGAGGAGAGCACAATTGTGGAGAAAGATGGCGAATGGCTACATGAGCTTGCTTTGAACAATACAGTTCTTGaaactttaaatttttacaTGACTTATCTTGAAAAAGTCAGATTTGAAGACCTTGAACTCATAGCCAGAAATTGTCGCTCCTTAGTCTCTGTTAAAGTTAGTGATTATGAAATCTTGGAACTCCAAGGTTTCTTTCGTGCTGCAACTGCTTTAGAAGAATTTTGTGGGGGTTCTTTCAATGAGCAACCACTCGGGTACTCAGTTGTAGCATTACCCCCAAACTTATGCCGTTTGGGTCTATCATACATGGGGAAGAATGAAATGGCAGTTGTATTCCCTTTTGCATCCCTACTCAAAAAGTTGGATCTCCTCTATACACTGCTTGACACAGATGACCATTGTCTGTTAATCCAGAGGTGCCCCAACTTAGAAGTTCTTGAG ACGAGGAATGTTATTGGAGACAGAGGATTAGAAGATCTTGCTCGGAATTGTAAGAAACTAAAGAGGCTTAGGATTGAGCGAGGTGCTGATGAGCAGGGAATGGATGATGAAGGTGGTGTAGTTTCACAAAGAGGTTTAATTGCTTTGGCTCAGGGCTGCCTAGAACTGGAATACTTGGCTGTGTATGTGTCTGATATAACAAATACTTCTCTGGAATGTATTGGCACTAACTCAAAAAAACTCAATGATTTCCGCCTGGTCTTGCTTGACCAAGAAGAGAGGATAACGGATTTGCCACTTGACCATGGAGTCCGAGCTCTTTTGAGGGGTTGTGAAAAGCTTAGAAGGTTTGCATTGTATCTCCGACCTGGGGCCTTGACTGATGTGGGTCTTGGTTATGTTGGGCAGTACAGCCAAAATATAAGATGGATGCTTCTGGGTTCTGTTGGGGAGTCTGATGCCGGGCTTCTGGAATTCTCTAGGGGCTGTCCCAGCTTACAAAAACTAGAAATGAGGTGCTGCTGCTTCAGTGAGCGTGCACTGGCTGCTGCTGTGATGCAACTGACTTCGCTGAGGTACTTATGGGTGCAAGGATATAGAGCATCTGGAAGTCGTGACCTTTTAGCAATGGCTCGCCCATTCTGGAATATTGAATTGATTCCTCCCAGACAAGTTGAGTTTGTTAATCCGGTTGAGGAGAACGTAGTAGTCGAGCATCCAGCCCATATACTTGCATATTACTCCCTTGCAGGACCAAGAACAGATTTTCCAGATACTGTTACCCCTCTGTATCCAGAAGCCTTTGTTGCTGCGTAG